From Deinococcus betulae, one genomic window encodes:
- a CDS encoding polysaccharide deacetylase family protein: MPRLLRRLAVLLAAWGAAALLAEVVGRAAGLGALGGGDPTRRRVALTFDDGPSERTPQLLAVLARHGARATFFVTAPACAAFPQQLTALEAAGHRLEAHGRWHRHALLLPPWQEWAQVRWHPRPQQPVPLLYRPPYGGHSPLTRLLAWLSGRRVALWDTEGRDWTRAEASTLAQQTLARAGGGSVVLLHDGPTVTPPLLDELLAGLRERGLEVVPLHELPPRRIGWREGLRRLKGSYGK; the protein is encoded by the coding sequence ATGCCGCGTCTACTTAGGCGACTGGCGGTGCTGCTGGCCGCATGGGGCGCCGCGGCCCTACTGGCCGAAGTCGTGGGCCGCGCCGCTGGTCTGGGCGCCCTGGGGGGCGGCGACCCTACCCGGCGGCGCGTCGCCTTGACCTTTGACGACGGCCCCAGCGAGAGGACGCCGCAGCTGCTGGCGGTGCTGGCCCGGCATGGGGCGCGCGCCACCTTTTTTGTGACGGCGCCGGCCTGCGCGGCCTTTCCCCAGCAGCTGACGGCCCTGGAGGCCGCCGGACACCGCCTGGAAGCCCACGGCCGCTGGCACCGCCACGCGCTGCTGCTGCCCCCCTGGCAGGAGTGGGCGCAGGTGCGCTGGCATCCCCGTCCCCAGCAACCCGTCCCGCTGCTGTACCGCCCCCCCTACGGCGGCCACAGCCCCCTGACCCGTCTGCTGGCCTGGCTGTCGGGGCGCCGGGTAGCCCTGTGGGACACCGAAGGCCGCGACTGGACCAGAGCAGAAGCCTCCACCCTGGCCCAGCAGACCCTGGCCCGCGCCGGGGGCGGCAGCGTGGTCCTGCTGCACGACGGCCCTACCGTGACCCCGCCACTGCTGGACGAGCTGCTGGCTGGCCTGCGTGAGCGCGGGCTGGAGGTGGTGCCTCTGCACGAACTGCCTCCCCGCCGCATTGGCTGGCGCGAAGGGCTCCGGCGGCTGAAGGGCAGTTACGGGAAATAA